The following proteins are encoded in a genomic region of Triticum dicoccoides isolate Atlit2015 ecotype Zavitan chromosome 1B, WEW_v2.0, whole genome shotgun sequence:
- the LOC119350862 gene encoding ATP synthase subunit a-like yields MKDRNMLFAAITTNQPIRSKCSRLPDLHDFFPTNISQNFAITPNLDITPTPERIAGVTIVLQIEEYLGQNESEQGAVNLARTVLGARHRNGETWQGILEDIRAGGGAYPETPLDQFSIIPIIDLHVGNFYLSFTNEVLYMLLTVVLVVFLFFVVTKKGGGKSVPNAWQSLVELIYDFVLNLVNEQIGGLSGNVKQKFFPRISVTFTFSLFRNPQGMIPFSFTVTSHFLITLALSFSIFIGITIVGFQRHGLHFFSFLLPAGVPLPLAPFLVLLELISYCFRALSLGIRLFANMMAGHSLVKILSGFAWTMLFLNNIFYFIGDLGPLFIVLALTGLELGVAISQAHVSTISICIYLNDATNLHQNESFHN; encoded by the coding sequence ATGAAGGATAGAAATATGCTATTTGCTGCTATTACAACGAATCAACCAATTCGTAGTAAGTGTTCCCGTCTTCCCGATCTACATGATTTTTTCCCAACCAACATCTCTCAGAACTTTGCTATAACGCCAAACTTGGATATAACGCCAACGCCTGAGCGAATTGCCGGCGTCACAATAGTTTTACAAATAGAAGAGTATTTGGGCCAAAATGAGTCCGAACAGGGAGCAGTCAATTTAGCTAGAACAGTATTGGGAGCCCGCCACCGAAATGGCGAAACTTGGCAGGGCATATTAGAGGATATTCGGGCGGGTGGTGGTGCCTACCCGGAAACCCCATTGGATCAATTTTCCATTATCCCAATAATTGATCTTCATGTGGGCAACTTTTATTTATCATTTACAAATGAAGTCTTGTATATGCTGCTCACTGTCGTTTTggtcgtttttcttttttttgttgttaCGAAAAAGGGAGGTGGAAAGTCAGTGCCAAATGCATGGCAATCCTTGGTCGAGCTTATTTATGATTTCGTGCTGAACCTGGTAAACGAACAAATAGGTGGTCTTTCCGGAAATGTGAAACAAAAGTTTTTCCCTCGCATCTCGGTCACTTTTACTTTTTCGTTATTTCGTAATCCCCAGGGTATGATACCCTTTAGCTTCACAGTGACAAGTCATTTTCTCATTACTTTGGctctttcattttccatttttatagGCATTACGATCGTTGGATTTCAAAGACATGGGCTTCATTTTTTTAGCTTCTTATTACCTGCGGGAGTCCCACTGCCGTTAGCACCTTTCTTAGTACTCCTTGAGCTAATCTCTTATTGTTTTCGTGCATTAAGCTTAGGAATACGTTTATTTGCTAATATGATGGCCGGTCATAGTTTAGTAAAGATTTTAAGTGGGTTTGCTTGGACTATGCTATTTCTGAATAATATTTTCTATTTCATAGGAGATCTTGGTCCCTTATTTATAGTTCTAGCATTAACCGGTCTGGAATTAGGTGTAGCTATATCACAAGCTCATGTTTCTACGATCTCAATTTGTATTTACTTGAATGATGCTACAAATCTCCATCAAAATGAGTCATTTCATAATTGA